One genomic region from Rattus norvegicus strain BN/NHsdMcwi chromosome 10, GRCr8, whole genome shotgun sequence encodes:
- the Or1f20 gene encoding olfactory receptor Olr1366 isoform X2, protein MFIGKTPNTCPPSPFMPEQGFVSYNIVLEMSPSEKKPQAGKAYAQFSVLWQCGDHEVEVPLRLGKRGIPDGIVGGSQPAKWKEHNGYRLFRTLNN, encoded by the exons ATGTTCATAGGGAAAACTCCCAACACTTGCCCACCCAGTCCCTTCATGCCTGAGCAAGGCTTTGTTTCTTACAACATAGTCCTTGAAATGAGCCCATCTGAAAAGAAGCCCCAAGCTGGCAAG GCTTATGCCCAGTTCTCAGTACTGTGGCAATGCGGGGACCATGAAGTGGAGGTCCCACTGAGATTGGGAAAGAGAGGAATCCCTGATGGGATCGTTGGAGGAAGCCAGCCAGCGAAGTGGAAGGAACATAATGG